TGTCCCACTAGGAGTGGCCTGGAGGACGTGGACCAAGACACCGTGGGGCACGGCATGACACCGGAGGCGCCGGGTATCCTGATCGTCGACGACAGCCCGGACAAGCTCGTCGCCATCGAGTCGATCCTGCTCGACCTGCGCGTCGACATCGTCAAGGCCCGCTCCGGTAAGGAGGCGCTCCGGCGTCTGCTTGCGCAGGACTTCGCCGTCGTCCTGCTCGACGTGCGGATGCCGGGCATGGACGGGTTCGAGACGGCCGCCCTCGTCCGGCAACGATCGAGGACGGCACACACGCCCATCATCTTCATCACTGCCTTCGGCGACGAGACGCACGTGGCCCGGGGGTACTCACTCAAGGCGGTGGACTACATCCTGACTCCGGTCGTGCCCGACGTGCTGCGCACGAAGGTGTCGGTCTTCGTCGAGCTCTTCCGCGCCACGGCGGAGGTGAAGCGGCAGGCAGACTCGCTGCGGCAGCGCGCGGCCCAGCTCCACCGGCTGGCCGACTCCTCGCTCGCCATCAACTCCGCGCTCTCGCTCGACGCGATGCTCTCCGTGCTCACCGCGAGCGCGCGCGAGATCCTCGGCGCGGAGCGGGCGCTGGCGCTGGCGCGCGTGGATGAGCTCCGCATGCACCGCGCGGTCTCGGGTGGGTCCGCGATCCCGGACGCAGACGATATCGACGTGGCGGTTTCCTCGGTGGTGTCCGAGACGAACCGGGCCTACCGCACGACCCGGCTGCTCCACCCGCACCACGCCGGTCTCCGCGTCGATCGGCACGGGGATGGCCGGCCGCGGACCTACGACGTCCTGGCGGCCCCGTTCACCAGCCGCGACGGGCGGAACATGGGCCTGATCGAGGTCTTTGGCGATCCCGGTCGCAGCCTGACGCAGGAGGACGAGGATCTCCTCGTCCAGCTCGCGCAGATGGCCTCGATCGCTATCGAGAACACGCTCTTCAGCGAAACGCGCGAGGCGAACCGCCTCAAGGAAGAGTTCCTCTCCATGGTCTCACACGAGCTGCGTACCCCGCTCAGCGCGATGCTCTCCTGGCTCTGGATGCTGCGCCGGAAAGCACTCGACCCGGAGGCCGCGGCGCGGGCCATCGAGGCGGTCGACCGGAACGCCAAGGCCCAGGCGCGGCTCGTTGACGACCTGCTCGACGTCTCCCGCATCATGACGGGCAAGCTGCAGCTCAACTGCCGTCCCCTCGAGCTGGGACCCGTCATCGAGGCGGCGACCGACTCGTTCACGGCCGCGGCGGAGGCGAAGGCGATCACGCTCGCCCGGTTCTTCGATCCGGCGACCGGCCGGGTGCTCGCCGACCCGGAACGACTCCAGCAGGTGATCTGGAACCTGCTCTCGAACGCCATCAAGTTCACGCCGCGCGGCGGCCGCGTCGAGGTGCACCTGCGCCGCGTGGACTCGGACGTGGAGGTGCGCGTGAGCGACACGGGGCAGGGCATCGCGCCGGGGTTCCTGCCCTACGTGTTCGAGCGCTTCCGGCAGGCGGACGCATCGTCGAAGCGGACCAGCGGCGGGCTCGGCCTGGGGCTCGCCATCGTGCGTCACCTCGTCGAGCTACACGGGGGAAACGTCGCCGCGCTGAGCGCCGGCGAAGGGCGGGGCGCCACCATCGTGGTGAGCCTCCCGCTCACCACCCGTCACGAGGAGCAGCTCCCGGCACCCGGAAGCGCCGCCGTCGTCGAGGCGACCCGGCCGGCGGAGGCCCCGTGCGGCCTCGACGGGATGCGCGTGCTCGTGGTCGAGGACGAGACGGACACGCGGGAAGCGCTTTCCGCGATCGTGTCCCAGGCGGGCGCCATCGTTGCAGCGGTCGGCAGCGCGCCGGAAGCGCTCAGCAAGCTCGCCGCTTGGCGGCCGGACGTGCTCGTGTGCGACATCGGGCTCCCGGCCGAGGACGGCTACGCGCTGATCCGAAAGGTGCGCGCCCTCACGGTGGATCAAGGCGGTGACACTCCGGCGGTAGCGGTCACCGCCTATGCGCAGGCGAGCGATCGCGCGCGCGCGCTCGCAGCCGGCTTTCAGGCCCATCTGGCGAAGCCCTGCGAGCCCGGGGAGCTGCTTCGCCTGCTCGCGCGGAGCGTTCGGGTTGGCTCTCTTCGCCAGCCTGCTACGGCTCGTCTGC
The sequence above is drawn from the Deltaproteobacteria bacterium genome and encodes:
- a CDS encoding response regulator encodes the protein MDQDTVGHGMTPEAPGILIVDDSPDKLVAIESILLDLRVDIVKARSGKEALRRLLAQDFAVVLLDVRMPGMDGFETAALVRQRSRTAHTPIIFITAFGDETHVARGYSLKAVDYILTPVVPDVLRTKVSVFVELFRATAEVKRQADSLRQRAAQLHRLADSSLAINSALSLDAMLSVLTASAREILGAERALALARVDELRMHRAVSGGSAIPDADDIDVAVSSVVSETNRAYRTTRLLHPHHAGLRVDRHGDGRPRTYDVLAAPFTSRDGRNMGLIEVFGDPGRSLTQEDEDLLVQLAQMASIAIENTLFSETREANRLKEEFLSMVSHELRTPLSAMLSWLWMLRRKALDPEAAARAIEAVDRNAKAQARLVDDLLDVSRIMTGKLQLNCRPLELGPVIEAATDSFTAAAEAKAITLARFFDPATGRVLADPERLQQVIWNLLSNAIKFTPRGGRVEVHLRRVDSDVEVRVSDTGQGIAPGFLPYVFERFRQADASSKRTSGGLGLGLAIVRHLVELHGGNVAALSAGEGRGATIVVSLPLTTRHEEQLPAPGSAAVVEATRPAEAPCGLDGMRVLVVEDETDTREALSAIVSQAGAIVAAVGSAPEALSKLAAWRPDVLVCDIGLPAEDGYALIRKVRALTVDQGGDTPAVAVTAYAQASDRARALAAGFQAHLAKPCEPGELLRLLARSVRVGSLRQPATARLPTRGGARGA